Proteins encoded within one genomic window of Hermetia illucens chromosome 2, iHerIll2.2.curated.20191125, whole genome shotgun sequence:
- the LOC119648412 gene encoding metallophosphoesterase domain-containing protein 1, translating into MEVQVHPLTGNPTAAWRELSKTQRVIKVTMKPPTSQVPPNKVRIVCMSDTHSLTPYLKFDIPDGDIFIHAGDFTKCGKLEEVVEFNNWVGSLPHKHKIVIAGNHELSFDETFTHPFADKVDRTKHRGASILDEIPTLGNAKENLVEAVQTQNVRQYLTNCTYIEDELIEIYGIKIYGSPWQPEFCKWAFNIPRGQPCLDKWNMIPAETDLLITHTPPVGYGDLCCSGVRAGCVELLTTVQQRVKPKYHVFGHIHEGYGITSDGKIIFVNASTCDINYLPNNPPIVFDIALPNGQVKD; encoded by the exons ATGGAGGTGCAAGTGCATCCGTTAACGGGCAATCCAACGGCAGCGTGGCGCGAACTCTCCAAAACACAGCGAGTTATTAAAGTTACCATGAAGCCGCCGACGAGCCAGGTGCCGCCGAATAAGGTTCGAATTGTTTGCATGAGTGATACGCACAGCCTCACGCCCTACTTAAAATTCGACATTCCCGACGGCGACATATTCATCCATGCAGGTGACTTCACCAAGTGCGGGAAGCTGGAGGAAGTGGTCGAGTTCAACAATTGGGTCGGCAGCTTACCGCATAAGCACAAAATCGTTATTGCCGGAAACCACGAGCTGAGTTTTGATGAGACATTCACGCATCCGTTTGCTGACAAAGTGGACAG GACTAAACACAGAGGAGCGTCAATTCTGGATGAAATCCCCACGCTTGGTAACGCCAAAGAGAACCTGGTGGAAGCAGTACAAACACAGAATGTTCGTCAATATCTGACGAATTGCACATACATTGAGGATGAACTAATCGAAATCTACGGCATAAAGATTTATGGGTCACCATGGCAGCCTGAATTCTGCAAATGGGCATTCAACATACCACGCGGGCAACCATGTCTAGACAAATGGAACATGATTCCTGCCGAGACGGATCTGTTAATAACACATACGCCACCTGTTGGTTACGGCGATTTGTGTTGTTCAGGAGTGAGAGCTGGCTGTGTTGAATTATTGACTACAGTTCAGCAACGAGTTAAGCCCAAGTACCATGTGTTTGGTCACATTcatgaaggctacggaatcacttcggatggaaaaattatttttgtcaATGCATCAACGTGCGATATTAATTATTTGCCAAATAATCCACCAATAGTTTTTGATATAGCGTTACCAAATGGGCAAGTGAAGGATTAG